The Lysobacter sp. genome includes a window with the following:
- a CDS encoding DUF979 domain-containing protein → MISMTVVYWLLGAYFAALAWRGFRDTGNPRRHTTALFWALLALLLFAADRMPVRAVGICVIALVLLAGFGGLRMGRYQETSADDKRGEAKRLNNRLFWPALLIPAITLSGTLGLKRIEWHGQPLFDSANTVTLTSLAIACLIALAAACRLTRQSPWSAIEQSRRLVDAIGWAALLPLLLATLGSVFDAAGVGQAVAGLVRAAIPVDNAFVVVVAYALGMAAFTIIMGNAFAAFPVMTAGIALPLLVKLHGADAASLAAIGMLSGYCGTLMTPMAANFNLVPAALLELKDPHGVIRAQWRTGALLLMCNIVLMYVVVFR, encoded by the coding sequence ATGATCTCGATGACCGTCGTCTACTGGCTGCTCGGTGCCTACTTCGCTGCGCTGGCATGGCGCGGCTTCCGCGATACCGGCAATCCGCGTCGTCATACCACCGCGCTGTTCTGGGCGCTGCTGGCGCTGCTGCTGTTCGCGGCGGACCGCATGCCTGTACGCGCGGTCGGCATCTGCGTGATCGCGCTGGTCCTGCTCGCCGGTTTCGGCGGATTGCGCATGGGGCGCTATCAGGAAACCAGCGCCGACGACAAACGCGGCGAGGCGAAACGCCTCAACAACCGCCTGTTCTGGCCGGCGCTGCTGATTCCCGCGATCACCCTGTCCGGCACGCTCGGTCTGAAACGCATCGAATGGCATGGCCAACCGCTGTTCGACAGCGCCAACACCGTCACCCTGACATCGCTCGCCATCGCCTGTCTGATCGCGCTCGCCGCCGCGTGCAGACTGACCCGGCAATCGCCGTGGAGCGCCATCGAACAATCGCGAAGACTCGTCGACGCCATCGGCTGGGCGGCGCTGCTGCCGCTGCTGCTCGCGACGCTGGGCAGCGTGTTCGATGCCGCCGGCGTCGGCCAGGCGGTCGCCGGACTCGTGCGCGCAGCGATCCCGGTGGACAACGCATTCGTGGTCGTCGTCGCCTATGCCCTGGGCATGGCCGCCTTCACGATCATCATGGGCAACGCCTTCGCTGCGTTTCCGGTGATGACCGCCGGCATCGCCCTGCCCCTGCTCGTGAAGTTGCACGGCGCCGATGCGGCATCCTTGGCCGCGATCGGCATGCTCTCCGGCTACTGCGGCACGCTGATGACGCCGATGGCCGCCAACTTCAATCTGGTGCCGGCCGCATTGCTGGAACTGAAGGATCCGCATGGCGTGATCCGCGCCCAGTGGCGTACCGGCGCGCTGCTGCTGATGTGCAACATCGTGCTGATGTACGTGGTCGTGTTCCGATGA
- a CDS encoding DUF969 domain-containing protein translates to MTDAAINYWPLLGVLAVVLGFLLRLNTALVVVVAGFVAGLAAKLSPLDVIDILGKAFTEKRFLLLFLITLPVIGLLERHGLKEHAQAWIARLRGATMARLLIAYLLMRQASSAIGLTSLGGHPQAVRPLLAPMAEGAAETTHGALPEAERERIRAMSAATDNVGLFFGEDIFIAFGAVLLMQSFFKDNGIELAPLQIALWGIPTAICAFIIHAWRIRRFERALAARQASAATAAQAAPETGA, encoded by the coding sequence ATGACCGACGCCGCGATCAACTACTGGCCCCTGCTCGGCGTGCTCGCCGTGGTGCTCGGCTTCCTGCTGCGACTCAACACCGCGCTGGTGGTCGTCGTCGCCGGTTTCGTGGCCGGACTGGCGGCGAAACTGTCGCCGCTGGACGTGATCGATATCCTCGGCAAGGCGTTCACCGAAAAGCGCTTCCTGCTGCTGTTCCTGATCACACTGCCGGTGATCGGGCTGCTCGAGCGCCACGGCCTGAAGGAACATGCGCAGGCGTGGATCGCACGTCTGCGCGGCGCGACGATGGCGCGATTGCTGATCGCCTATCTGCTGATGCGCCAGGCCAGTTCCGCCATCGGTCTGACCAGTCTCGGCGGCCATCCGCAGGCGGTGCGTCCGCTGCTGGCGCCGATGGCCGAAGGTGCCGCCGAAACCACGCACGGCGCGCTGCCCGAGGCGGAGCGCGAACGCATCCGCGCGATGTCCGCAGCGACCGACAATGTCGGCCTGTTCTTCGGCGAAGACATCTTCATCGCCTTCGGCGCGGTGCTGCTGATGCAGTCGTTCTTCAAGGACAACGGCATCGAACTGGCGCCGTTGCAGATCGCGCTCTGGGGCATTCCCACCGCGATCTGCGCCTTCATCATCCACGCCTGGCGCATCCGCCGCTTCGAGCGCGCGCTGGCCGCGCGACAGGCATCGGCAGCTACCGCCGCGCAGGCAGCGCCGGAAACCGGCGCATGA
- a CDS encoding LamB/YcsF family protein encodes MPRIDFNCDLGEGCGDDAAIMPWISSANIACGAHAGDDATIRETLRLCHVHGVVVGAHPGYADREHFGRRELALPHAELVALVRDQIALMDRLAREQGLTLRHVKPHGALYNQSAREPDIAAAIAEAVRDHDPSLLLVGMSGTVSIEAAQAAGLRTAHEVFAERGYGPDGRLLPRGTPGAVLASAAATAQALGFALRNAIALHDGRTLRLQADTLCLHGDRADAADFAHALHTALTEAGVRIHSLEPQR; translated from the coding sequence ATGCCACGCATCGATTTCAACTGCGATCTCGGCGAAGGCTGCGGCGACGACGCGGCGATCATGCCGTGGATCAGTTCGGCCAACATCGCCTGCGGCGCGCATGCCGGCGACGACGCGACGATCCGCGAAACCTTGCGCCTGTGCCATGTGCATGGCGTGGTCGTGGGCGCCCACCCCGGCTATGCCGATCGCGAACACTTCGGTCGTCGCGAACTGGCGTTGCCGCATGCCGAGCTGGTCGCGCTGGTGCGCGATCAGATCGCGCTGATGGATCGCCTGGCGCGCGAACAGGGACTGACGCTGCGCCACGTCAAACCGCACGGCGCGCTGTACAACCAGTCCGCGCGCGAACCCGACATCGCCGCCGCGATCGCCGAGGCCGTGCGCGACCACGATCCGTCGCTGCTGCTGGTCGGGATGTCGGGCACCGTCTCGATCGAAGCCGCGCAAGCCGCAGGCCTGCGCACCGCGCATGAAGTTTTCGCCGAACGCGGTTATGGCCCCGACGGACGCTTGCTGCCGCGCGGCACGCCGGGCGCGGTGCTGGCATCCGCTGCCGCCACCGCGCAGGCGCTGGGCTTCGCGCTGCGCAATGCCATCGCACTGCACGATGGCCGCACGCTGCGTTTGCAAGCGGACACGCTGTGCCTGCACGGCGACCGCGCCGATGCCGCCGATTTCGCCCACGCCCTGCACACCGCGCTCACTGAGGCCGGCGTGCGCATCCATTCCCTCGAGCCTCAGCGATGA
- a CDS encoding biotin-dependent carboxyltransferase family protein: protein MTLHVRHGGALTTVQDSGRSGWRHLGVAHAGALDPAQASLANRLVGNPAYAAVLELTLRGPVLEFAQPTRMALCGARIDAHFEDARAQRHVVPLGRPVTLPAGTLRLGMIRNGLRAWLAVAGGIDVPRVLGSRSTDLRGGFGGLDGRALCAGDALPLGAHPAIEVDAPTSPNWWIALDATASAQDAIRYVPGASPEAPMLAERAWTVDARSNRQGLRCVGDAIAATTGEQISAPVAPGTIQRPPDGQPIVLLADAQTVGGYPRLGHVIAADLPRLAQWRAGDALRFVAVDAIAARAAAQRRQGDVARLHWAIDLALHDPSGR, encoded by the coding sequence ATGACGCTGCATGTGCGGCACGGCGGTGCGCTGACCACCGTGCAGGATTCCGGCCGCAGCGGTTGGCGTCATCTCGGTGTCGCGCATGCGGGTGCGCTGGATCCTGCGCAGGCGTCGCTCGCGAATCGTCTGGTCGGCAATCCTGCGTATGCCGCCGTGCTCGAACTCACGCTGCGCGGCCCCGTGCTCGAATTCGCGCAGCCCACGCGCATGGCACTCTGCGGCGCGCGGATCGACGCGCATTTCGAGGATGCCCGCGCACAGCGCCATGTCGTCCCACTCGGCCGGCCGGTGACGTTGCCTGCGGGAACGCTGCGACTCGGGATGATCCGCAACGGTCTGCGCGCGTGGCTTGCGGTCGCGGGCGGCATCGATGTGCCGCGTGTGCTCGGCAGCCGCAGCACCGATCTGCGCGGCGGCTTCGGCGGTCTCGACGGTCGCGCCTTGTGTGCTGGCGATGCCCTGCCGCTCGGCGCGCACCCCGCCATCGAGGTGGATGCGCCAACATCGCCGAACTGGTGGATCGCGCTCGACGCGACTGCATCCGCGCAGGATGCGATCCGCTACGTGCCCGGCGCATCGCCCGAGGCGCCGATGCTGGCCGAACGCGCCTGGACCGTCGATGCGCGCAGCAATCGCCAGGGCCTGCGCTGCGTCGGCGATGCCATCGCTGCGACGACCGGCGAGCAGATCTCGGCGCCGGTCGCACCCGGCACGATCCAACGGCCGCCCGATGGCCAGCCCATCGTGCTGCTCGCCGATGCGCAGACGGTCGGCGGCTACCCGCGACTCGGGCATGTGATCGCCGCCGATCTGCCGCGTCTCGCGCAGTGGCGTGCCGGCGACGCGCTGCGCTTCGTCGCGGTCGATGCCATCGCCGCACGCGCTGCGGCGCAGCGCCGACAGGGTGATGTCGCGCGGCTACACTGGGCCATCGACCTTGCCCTTCATGACCCATCGGGACGCTGA
- the pxpB gene encoding 5-oxoprolinase subunit PxpB: MTPRFEALAGDAWLIHLGTTADTATNAHVHAIVARIRATAPSWLRDLVPAYTSLGVFFDGSIDADSARDWLRAQCLADIETTTAPPSRTVEIPVCYGGAHGEDLEAAATELGIAPAELIARHGEATYTVAMIGFAPGFPYLGGLDPTLALPRLATPRTHVPAGSVAIGGAQTGIYPRESPGGWRLLGRTPLRLFDARRDPPSLLAPGDRVRFVAIDADTFARSEREA, translated from the coding sequence ATGACACCACGTTTCGAAGCGCTCGCCGGCGATGCCTGGCTGATCCATCTCGGCACGACAGCGGACACCGCCACCAATGCGCACGTCCACGCGATCGTTGCGCGTATCCGTGCCACGGCACCATCGTGGCTGCGCGACCTCGTCCCCGCCTACACCAGCCTCGGCGTGTTTTTCGACGGCAGCATCGATGCCGACAGCGCACGGGATTGGCTGCGTGCGCAGTGCCTCGCCGATATCGAAACGACGACAGCGCCGCCATCCCGGACCGTCGAAATCCCGGTCTGTTACGGCGGTGCCCATGGCGAAGACCTCGAGGCTGCGGCCACCGAACTGGGCATCGCACCGGCCGAACTGATCGCACGCCATGGCGAAGCGACGTATACGGTCGCGATGATCGGTTTCGCACCCGGCTTCCCGTACCTGGGTGGGCTCGACCCGACGCTGGCCCTGCCCCGGCTCGCCACACCGCGCACGCACGTGCCTGCGGGCAGCGTCGCGATCGGAGGCGCGCAGACCGGCATCTATCCGCGCGAAAGCCCCGGCGGCTGGCGATTGCTCGGACGCACACCGCTGCGTCTGTTCGATGCGCGGCGCGACCCGCCGTCGCTGCTCGCACCGGGCGACCGCGTGCGGTTCGTCGCGATCGATGCCGACACCTTCGCGCGATCGGAGCGCGAAGCATGA
- a CDS encoding HIT domain-containing protein, with protein sequence MSRHSHHEVHGWHLHPQLADDTHPLAQFALCELRLMDDANHPWLILVPRIENAIELVDLDTTQQTQLMQEIDRASRALQAAVKPHKLNVAALGNMVPQLHVHVIARFQDDIAWPRPVWGTASAQPYSPELLIARVEVLRDALEAH encoded by the coding sequence ATGAGCCGCCATTCGCATCATGAAGTCCACGGCTGGCATCTGCATCCGCAGCTCGCCGACGACACCCACCCGCTGGCCCAGTTCGCGCTGTGCGAACTGCGGCTGATGGACGACGCCAATCATCCGTGGCTGATCCTCGTGCCAAGGATCGAGAATGCGATCGAACTGGTCGATCTGGATACGACGCAGCAGACGCAATTGATGCAGGAAATCGACCGCGCCAGCCGCGCGCTGCAGGCTGCTGTGAAACCGCACAAACTCAACGTGGCCGCGCTGGGCAACATGGTGCCGCAACTGCATGTGCATGTGATCGCGCGCTTCCAGGACGATATCGCCTGGCCGCGCCCGGTCTGGGGTACCGCCAGCGCCCAACCGTACTCGCCGGAACTGCTGATCGCGCGCGTCGAAGTGCTGCGCGATGCGCTGGAAGCGCACTGA